The following DNA comes from candidate division KSB1 bacterium.
GATCGGAGGCATACATCGGTTTTTAAATCGAGTATGGAGACTCGTCCATACAATCATTCAAAATCGTCCCCAAGGGTCCGAGGAGAAAGAATATTCAAAACTATTGCGACGTCAACACTATACAATCAAGCACTGCACGCAGTCTTTGGAAAATTTTCACTTCAATACGGCGATCAGTCGAATTATGGAGCTGGTCAATGAAATGTATCTCTATATTCAAAATGTACCGGCTAAGGAGCAAAATGTAAAATTGTACGAAGAAACGCTGCCGACTCTATTGCGACTGATTGCGCCTTTTTCGCCGCACATGGCGGAGGAATTGTGGGAGGCTGCCGGAAAACCCTACAGCATTTTCAACGAAAAATGGCCTGCTTTTGATGAAGAGCTATTAAAGAGTCAAGTTGTCAACTATGGCATTCAAGTCGACGGTAAAATTAGAGGCCAGATAGAGATCGATGCCGATGCAGGCGATCAGGAGGTTATTTCTTCAGCCAAAGAAATCGTAAAGAAATATTTAGAGGGCAAAGAAATAAAGAAAGCCATGGTCATCGGCAAAAAGCTGGTTGTATTTGCTACCAAATAAACGATAAGAAACAACAAGGGGAAAAGAAGGGGAGGATTAAATTTTCAAAGAGGATAAAAAACGACGTTAATATTAGACATAACTTATATTATGATTGATTCAACCGATAATTTCCGTAATCATCGCGCGTGCTTTTTCTTTCAACGGCGTTACTTGAGGCGACCACAATATTTCCTCTAAATGCTGCCGCGCCGACTCTCGCTGACCAATCCGCAGCAGCGCCTGCGCTAAATAATATCTCGCTTTTAAATTATTGTGATTTTCGCGAAGCGCTTCGTCGAACAAGTGAATGCTTTCAACATATTTTCCTTCATAAAATCTGGCGATGCCCAAAATACTTAACGTTACGCTGTCCCGTTTTCCCAAGTCAATCGCCCGCTTGGCTGCTCTTCCGGCAGATTCCGCTTCGCCGAAAGTATCGTAAATGATGGCCGCCTGTTTTTGCAGTCGACCTTTTGTCGGCGACAATTTGATGGATTTTTCGATGAACGAAACGGCTTCTTCCTTTTTGGCCAATCTTAGACAGCAAACAGCTGCACTCGCCAGCGCATGATCATCGTTAGGTACGCTTTTTAGATACGAACGATATTTTTCAAGTGCCTCAGAAAAATCGTTGTTCAGCATGGCTTGTCGTGCCTGAAGAAGCAGCTCGGCTGCTTCTTGATCTATTTGGGGTTCCAGCGGCGTAGCAGATTTGGCGACCGGCAGAGATGCCAACGTCTCCTGAGCAAGTTGGCCCAATCGTCCCGAGAAATCCAACTTGATGACCGCTTTGTAGTTTCTCACGGCATTTTCAAAATCCTCCAACTGCTCGTATGCCTTGGCAAGTCCAAAATAAGCTTTGGCTTCTTTCGGTGAAATAAGAACTGCCCGCTCGAACGCCTTGACGGCCTCGGAATGCTTTTTCTGAAGATTGCTGACGGCTCCCAAATTGATCCAGCCCGGCAAATAATCCGGCTTGAAAAGCAAGCCGATTTTGATGTAATGCTCGGCCTGCTCGTATTGTTTCTGCTTGGAATAAAGACTTCCTAACACAAACGCGGCACGATAGTAAATGGGACAATGATCGAGCGCTTCTTTTAAATGATTCAGACCTTTGACATACTGCTTGGTTTCGATGAGCGCCAGCCCCAAATTGTAATGCAGATCGGGGTCATGAGGATTTTCACTGACCGCTTTACGCCACAGTTCAGCTGCTCTTTGGAATTCTCTTTTTTTAGCTGCTTCGATTGCCTCCTGATGCCAGGCTTCGCTGTCTTTACTCAGACATTCCGTCGACCATTTGATTTCGCCTTCCTCTTCATTAATACTCGCCTCAAAGCGGATTGCTGATCCACGGAACTGCCTATAAATAAATGAGTTAATCTTGTCTTCTTTCGCCGCATCTTCTTGCAGCGTAGGAAAAAAATTAACCAGCTGCTGAACGGAAAACTTTGCTGAAATAATTTTCAATTTATCGTTTGCCATATTCTTTGTTGCCGTCATTTTTTCAAGAACGTTAATTTAATCAGCAAAAGTTTTGCCATGATTAAGGGAATTTTTATGCATCATATCCTAATGGATTTTTCATCTGCCAGTTCCACATATCACGGCACATCTCTTCCAAAGTGCGTGTGGCTTTCCAGTTTAGTTCCCGTTCCGCTTTTGAGGGGTCGGCAAAGCAAATCGCCGCGTCGCCTGGACGCCTGCCGACGATTTCATAAGGGATTTTTTTACCGCTGACCGCCTCGAAGGTACGCACAACCTCCAAAACAGTATGCCCTTTCCCGGTGCCGAGATTGTAGATATAAAGCCCATTTTGGTCGGCAATTTTCTCCAAAGCGCGCAAATGGCCTATCGCGAGATCAACCACATGGATATAGTCGCGAACGCCGGTTCCGTCCTGCGTAGGATAGTCATTGCCGAAAACTCTCAGCTTCGGCAGTTTGCCGACCGCCACTTGGGCGATGAAAGGCATGAGGTTGTTCGGTATGCCCTGAGGATCTTCTCCGATTCTACCGCTTGGATGAGCCCCAACGGGATTAAAGTAGCGAAGAATGACGATTCGCCATTCAGAGTCCGAAGCATAAAGATCCCTCAGAATTTCCTCGATGAACAGCTTGGTTCGTCCATAGGGGTTAACGGCTCCAAGCGGGAAAGCCTCGGTAATGGGTGAGGATTCAGGATTTCCATAGACGGTCGCCGAAGAACTGAAAACCAATCGCTTTACGCCGGTTTGCTGCATGATTTTCAATAAATTGAGCGTCCCTCCCACATTGTTGCGGTAATATTCCAGAGGAATCTGCGTCGATTCCCCTACCGCTTTGTAACCGGCAAAATGAATTACCGCATCAATCTGTTCCTTGGTAAAAACCTCTTTTGTTCCGACTTTGTCCGTCAAATCGACTCGGTAAAACGTAACGTTCTTGCCGGAAATTTCTTTGATTCTGTCAATAGCCGTCAATTTGCTGTTGGACAAGTTGTCGAGGATGATCACCTCATAATGACTTGCCAACAATTCAACGCAGGTATGACTGCCTATAAATCCGGCGCCGCCGGTCACTAGAATTCTTTTGATTTCCTTTTCCACGATCTCTACCTTTTTGCTGAATCTTGTTTAATTATCTTTACCAACTCGCTTGATTGATCTTTTGTCGGAGCCGCAACTTGCGTCTTTCCCATTCGTAATCACAAATAGCATCGGCCTGGTCAATATTGACAAGCAACGAGAGCATTTCATACCGCTTTTCAACCTGTATCATGAGTTCAAGAGCTTTACGATAATCTTTTGCTTTGTGCTCGTAAAACTTGGCCAGTTCTATACAGGCAATTTTGCCAAGCTGTCTCGAGCTCAAAAGCTGTTCGAAAAGCATATTGGACTCTCGAAACCGGTTCATTCGCTTGAGCAAAAGAGCTTTTTCCAGCAACAAGCGTTCATTCGCCGAGGTCGATTCGTCAATCGAAACAGGGGCTTCAGGTAAAAACTGTAACGCATCCTCCTCTTTTCCTAATTGACAATAAATTCGGAACATCCACAGCGGATCGACATGCGAAAGATTAGTCTCTCTTTTTGAAACCCGGCCGAGATATGCGGAAAGAGCGGCAAGGCTCAAAATATCCTGAACATTATGACGCAAGACGTGTAAAATTTCTTGAAAATCCTGCGATCGGAGATAGTCAAAATACACTTGGGGAATCGCCCAGCCTGGGATGTCATTAACGCGGTTATAGCGGAGGATGTTTGCCTCCACATCTGCTAACGCGCAGGAAGGCAGGCTCTTTTTCCACAATCTTCGCACAGGAATCAAAAGATCGATGTGCGGTAAAAGCTCTAAATCGCGAGTCTCTTTTCGGTTCAAAAGTAATCGTGTTTTTATAAGCGGCAGGTCGAAACTTTTTCCATTGTAAGTAATGAGGCAATTGGCGGCTGCGATTTCATCGCTAAAAGCCTCCAGAAACGCCTCTTCATGGCAAAAGTCGTTCATGAGCAATTGTTTGACGACAAATTCATCACCGTCAAGACGGCCTATGCCGATCAAGAAAACATACGTCCCGGTCCCTCCGGCAACGCCGGTGGTCTCCGTATCGATAAACAAGAGGTCTTGCGCCGTCAAGTTTTCGAATCCTTTAGCTCCGGCCATAAACGAAAGGACATTTGAGTCGATCAGCGCCAATTCTGACAGTTGCACGTTGCCGTAGAAAAAGCTTAGAGGATAGCTCTTATTCCGAATGAGGAGCTTGTTAGATTGCTTTTCAACAGGATCGATCGCGGGCTGCACCGGTTGGAATGAAACAACAGCGGAAGCCGGATGTTGTTCGATGCCGGTTTTTGCAGAGCGCAGCTCGCGCAGCTTTTCCTTTAATGACTGCATTGCCCCTCATGTATACGAACGACATGCTCCAGAATCACTCGTGCAACGCTTTTAGCTTGATCGCCGATCTCTAAGGGCGGACCGACGCAGGAAGGGCATCCGTTCCTACAGTTGCATGACCGGAGCAGGTTTAAAGCAGCTGAGGCTGCAAGCGGAAAAAT
Coding sequences within:
- a CDS encoding tetratricopeptide repeat protein, which codes for MANDKLKIISAKFSVQQLVNFFPTLQEDAAKEDKINSFIYRQFRGSAIRFEASINEEEGEIKWSTECLSKDSEAWHQEAIEAAKKREFQRAAELWRKAVSENPHDPDLHYNLGLALIETKQYVKGLNHLKEALDHCPIYYRAAFVLGSLYSKQKQYEQAEHYIKIGLLFKPDYLPGWINLGAVSNLQKKHSEAVKAFERAVLISPKEAKAYFGLAKAYEQLEDFENAVRNYKAVIKLDFSGRLGQLAQETLASLPVAKSATPLEPQIDQEAAELLLQARQAMLNNDFSEALEKYRSYLKSVPNDDHALASAAVCCLRLAKKEEAVSFIEKSIKLSPTKGRLQKQAAIIYDTFGEAESAGRAAKRAIDLGKRDSVTLSILGIARFYEGKYVESIHLFDEALRENHNNLKARYYLAQALLRIGQRESARQHLEEILWSPQVTPLKEKARAMITEIIG
- the galE gene encoding UDP-glucose 4-epimerase GalE, coding for MEKEIKRILVTGGAGFIGSHTCVELLASHYEVIILDNLSNSKLTAIDRIKEISGKNVTFYRVDLTDKVGTKEVFTKEQIDAVIHFAGYKAVGESTQIPLEYYRNNVGGTLNLLKIMQQTGVKRLVFSSSATVYGNPESSPITEAFPLGAVNPYGRTKLFIEEILRDLYASDSEWRIVILRYFNPVGAHPSGRIGEDPQGIPNNLMPFIAQVAVGKLPKLRVFGNDYPTQDGTGVRDYIHVVDLAIGHLRALEKIADQNGLYIYNLGTGKGHTVLEVVRTFEAVSGKKIPYEIVGRRPGDAAICFADPSKAERELNWKATRTLEEMCRDMWNWQMKNPLGYDA
- a CDS encoding ribonuclease H-like domain-containing protein; this encodes MQSLKEKLRELRSAKTGIEQHPASAVVSFQPVQPAIDPVEKQSNKLLIRNKSYPLSFFYGNVQLSELALIDSNVLSFMAGAKGFENLTAQDLLFIDTETTGVAGGTGTYVFLIGIGRLDGDEFVVKQLLMNDFCHEEAFLEAFSDEIAAANCLITYNGKSFDLPLIKTRLLLNRKETRDLELLPHIDLLIPVRRLWKKSLPSCALADVEANILRYNRVNDIPGWAIPQVYFDYLRSQDFQEILHVLRHNVQDILSLAALSAYLGRVSKRETNLSHVDPLWMFRIYCQLGKEEDALQFLPEAPVSIDESTSANERLLLEKALLLKRMNRFRESNMLFEQLLSSRQLGKIACIELAKFYEHKAKDYRKALELMIQVEKRYEMLSLLVNIDQADAICDYEWERRKLRLRQKINQASW
- a CDS encoding DUF1998 domain-containing protein; this encodes LQNLLPFFLMCDRKDFSALPMVRSPYNGRPTIYFWDHYPGGIGLSKKLFSIFPLAASAALNLLRSCNCRNGCPSCVGPPLEIGDQAKSVARVILEHVVRIHEGQCSH